From Silurus meridionalis isolate SWU-2019-XX chromosome 14, ASM1480568v1, whole genome shotgun sequence, a single genomic window includes:
- the retreg3 gene encoding reticulophagy regulator 3 isoform X1, with protein sequence MRMAQEREAGDADMGTGDWARCGAGGGERGSRQRRSGDTEVQVRAVRATLMDSLGPHERLVAYLQAVLLWERPVHSVVLFTLTNCGFWFFALSSLRLLFLSASGLALVVCVDTWRSTIWSKIKARRVEESENESWGLVQPGTLSVPELCHYMAEVWVSVSSCAADLIEFKRHNPGQFCVLVCGVFSFLAMVGRYIPGVILSYAAVWGVLLCPLAIYHRLWQRVCVRLEPALQWLDFSVKGYMMSKPIDNQFLRRSIRSAASGDASDSEEELAAFCPTFDEAAVARELALTDSEHSDAEVSYTENGTFNLSRGPTPLTEGSEELDRHSDPEESFAQDLPDFPSINPDATLMDDDDDPSLGLPSLGSAGISGTRASVSSALLDLDTQMDSDQDDLDTDLSLGGFNVTSALTGDLAGILASNMIQAALSGAMQAPHAYRKQSSSELDLDLDLDQDQDDFELLDQSELNQMDPLGGSGARGSGQNRAQGSSFLSNLLGKPQFLEEFLSPCSDFY encoded by the exons ATGAGAATGGCGCAGGAGCGCGAGGCCGGAGACGCGGACATGGGCACCGGGGACTGGGCGAGGTGCGGCGCCGGCGGGGGCGAGCGGGGAAGTCGACAGCGGCGCTCCGGAGACACCGAGGTGCAGGTGCGGGCCGTGAGGGCGACGCTGATGGACTCCCTCGGGCCCCACGAGCGGCTCGTCGCCTACCTGCAAGCGGTGCTTCTGTGGGAGAGACCCGTGCACAGCGTGGTCCTTTTCACTCTCACCAACTGCGGCTTTTG GTTCTTCGCATTGAGCTCGCTGAGGTTGCTCTTCCTGTCGGCGTCGGGACTTGCTCTGGTGGTGTGCGTCGACACGTGGAGGAGCACGATTTGGTCCAAGATCAAAG CGAGGCGTGTGGAGGAGAGTGAAAATGAAAG ttggggTCTGGTACAGCCTGGCACCCTGAGCGTACCCGAGTTGTGCCACTACATGGCCGAGGTTTGGGTGAGCGTGTCCTCGTGTGCTGCAGATCTCATCGAGTTTAAAAGACACAACCCTGGACAG TTCTGCGTGCTGGTGTGTGGAGTGTTCTCTTTCCTGGCCATGGTGGGGCGCTACATCCCCGGAGTAATCCTGTCTTATGCTGCTG TTTGGGGCGTGTTGTTGTGTCCGCTGGCGATCTATCACCGGCTGtggcagcgtgtgtgtgtgaggctggAGCCGGCCCTGCAGTGGCTGGACTTCAGCGTCAAAGGCTACATGATGTCCAAGCCAATAGACAACCAGT tCCTCCGTCGATCGATCAGAAGCGCCGCCTCGGGTGACGCCAGCGACAGCGAGGAAGAGCTCGCTGCCTTCTGCCCTACA TTTGACGAAGCTGCGGTTGCTAGGGAATTAGCCCTGACTGATTCGGAGCACTCGGATGCTGAAGTTTCGTACACAGAAAATGGCACCTTTAACCTTTCCAGGGGGCCGACCCCTCTCACTGAGGGCTCCGAGG AACTCGACAGGCACAGTGACCCAGAGGAGTCGTTTGCGCAGGACCTCCCAGACTTCCCGTCTATAAACCCGGACGCCACGCTGATGGATGACGACGATGATCCAAGCCTCGGGTTGCCCAGCTTGGGGTCGGCCGGCATCTCGGGCACCCGCGCTTCCGTTTCGTCCGCCCTGCTGGACTTGGACACGCAGATGGACTCGGACCAGGACGACCTCGATACTGACCTCTCGCTCGGCGGCTTTAATGTGACCTCGGCCCTCACCGGCGATCTAGCAGGCATCCTGGCCAGCAACATGATCCAGGCGGCTCTCTCAGGTGCCATGCAGGCCCCGCACGCGTACAGGAAACAGTCGAGCTCGGAGCTGGACTTGGACCTGGACCTAGACCAGGACCAGGACGACTTTGAGCTGCTGGATCAGTCTGAGCTCAACCAGATGGATCCTTTAGGGGGATCAGGGGCAAGAGGAAGCGGCCAGAACAGAGCACAGGGTTCCAGCTTCTTGTCCAATCTGCTGGGGAAGCCACA
- the retreg3 gene encoding reticulophagy regulator 3 isoform X2, giving the protein MRMAQEREAGDADMGTGDWARCGAGGGERGSRQRRSGDTEVQVRAVRATLMDSLGPHERLVAYLQAVLLWERPVHSVVLFTLTNCGFWFFALSSLRLLFLSASGLALVVCVDTWRSTIWSKIKARRVEESENESWGLVQPGTLSVPELCHYMAEVWVSVSSCAADLIEFKRHNPGQFCVLVCGVFSFLAMVGRYIPGVILSYAAVWGVLLCPLAIYHRLWQRVCVRLEPALQWLDFSVKGYMMSKPIDNQFLRRSIRSAASGDASDSEEELAAFCPTFDEAAVARELALTDSEHSDAEVSYTENGTFNLSRGPTPLTEGSEELDRHSDPEESFAQDLPDFPSINPDATLMDDDDDPSLGLPSLGSAGISGTRASVSSALLDLDTQMDSDQDDLDTDLSLGGFNVTSALTGDLAGILASNMIQAALSGAMQAPHAYRKQSSSELDLDLDLDQDQDDFELLDQSELNQMDPLGGSGARGSGQNRAQGSSFLSNLLGKPQ; this is encoded by the exons ATGAGAATGGCGCAGGAGCGCGAGGCCGGAGACGCGGACATGGGCACCGGGGACTGGGCGAGGTGCGGCGCCGGCGGGGGCGAGCGGGGAAGTCGACAGCGGCGCTCCGGAGACACCGAGGTGCAGGTGCGGGCCGTGAGGGCGACGCTGATGGACTCCCTCGGGCCCCACGAGCGGCTCGTCGCCTACCTGCAAGCGGTGCTTCTGTGGGAGAGACCCGTGCACAGCGTGGTCCTTTTCACTCTCACCAACTGCGGCTTTTG GTTCTTCGCATTGAGCTCGCTGAGGTTGCTCTTCCTGTCGGCGTCGGGACTTGCTCTGGTGGTGTGCGTCGACACGTGGAGGAGCACGATTTGGTCCAAGATCAAAG CGAGGCGTGTGGAGGAGAGTGAAAATGAAAG ttggggTCTGGTACAGCCTGGCACCCTGAGCGTACCCGAGTTGTGCCACTACATGGCCGAGGTTTGGGTGAGCGTGTCCTCGTGTGCTGCAGATCTCATCGAGTTTAAAAGACACAACCCTGGACAG TTCTGCGTGCTGGTGTGTGGAGTGTTCTCTTTCCTGGCCATGGTGGGGCGCTACATCCCCGGAGTAATCCTGTCTTATGCTGCTG TTTGGGGCGTGTTGTTGTGTCCGCTGGCGATCTATCACCGGCTGtggcagcgtgtgtgtgtgaggctggAGCCGGCCCTGCAGTGGCTGGACTTCAGCGTCAAAGGCTACATGATGTCCAAGCCAATAGACAACCAGT tCCTCCGTCGATCGATCAGAAGCGCCGCCTCGGGTGACGCCAGCGACAGCGAGGAAGAGCTCGCTGCCTTCTGCCCTACA TTTGACGAAGCTGCGGTTGCTAGGGAATTAGCCCTGACTGATTCGGAGCACTCGGATGCTGAAGTTTCGTACACAGAAAATGGCACCTTTAACCTTTCCAGGGGGCCGACCCCTCTCACTGAGGGCTCCGAGG AACTCGACAGGCACAGTGACCCAGAGGAGTCGTTTGCGCAGGACCTCCCAGACTTCCCGTCTATAAACCCGGACGCCACGCTGATGGATGACGACGATGATCCAAGCCTCGGGTTGCCCAGCTTGGGGTCGGCCGGCATCTCGGGCACCCGCGCTTCCGTTTCGTCCGCCCTGCTGGACTTGGACACGCAGATGGACTCGGACCAGGACGACCTCGATACTGACCTCTCGCTCGGCGGCTTTAATGTGACCTCGGCCCTCACCGGCGATCTAGCAGGCATCCTGGCCAGCAACATGATCCAGGCGGCTCTCTCAGGTGCCATGCAGGCCCCGCACGCGTACAGGAAACAGTCGAGCTCGGAGCTGGACTTGGACCTGGACCTAGACCAGGACCAGGACGACTTTGAGCTGCTGGATCAGTCTGAGCTCAACCAGATGGATCCTTTAGGGGGATCAGGGGCAAGAGGAAGCGGCCAGAACAGAGCACAGGGTTCCAGCTTCTTGTCCAATCTGCTGGGGAAGCCACAGtga